In one Actinomyces trachealis genomic region, the following are encoded:
- a CDS encoding mannose-1-phosphate guanylyltransferase produces MNAAEAPQIPLFHAIIPAGGAGTRLWPLSRRHHPKFLLDLTGQGHSLLQGTVQRLEPVAASVTVVTGAAHVEAVASQLPDLPAESLLAEPSPRDSMAAIGLAVTLLAKRHGAEAIIGSFAADHTIKDEAAFHDAVRQAVLLAQEGWVVTIGIEATGPSTGFGYISSGKALGVAGAPAGRRVLAFTEKPDAATAARYLATGGYWWNAGMFVAQAGVLLEHLRRQKPALAAGLEVIATAWDTPSREEVLQLTWPGLEKIAIDHAIAEPVAAEGGVAVVPAAMGWNDVGGFDALTALVPARQEGAAAGVAVLDRAAHRGTPADVDAVDSQGALVAAMTGRRVVLLGVPGLVVVDTPDALLVTTPEHAQDVKGAVERLTATDRSSLL; encoded by the coding sequence GTGAATGCAGCTGAAGCGCCCCAAATCCCCCTCTTCCACGCGATCATTCCGGCAGGTGGGGCTGGCACCCGGCTCTGGCCGCTATCGCGCCGCCATCACCCCAAGTTCCTGCTGGACCTGACCGGGCAGGGGCACAGTCTGCTGCAGGGGACGGTGCAGCGGCTGGAACCGGTGGCCGCCTCCGTCACCGTGGTCACCGGGGCCGCCCATGTGGAGGCGGTGGCGTCCCAGCTGCCGGACCTGCCCGCCGAGAGCCTGCTGGCAGAGCCCTCCCCCCGGGACTCCATGGCCGCTATCGGCCTGGCCGTGACGCTCCTGGCCAAGCGGCACGGGGCTGAGGCCATCATTGGCTCCTTTGCGGCGGACCACACCATCAAGGACGAGGCGGCCTTCCACGACGCCGTGCGGCAGGCCGTGCTGCTGGCCCAGGAGGGGTGGGTGGTGACCATCGGGATCGAGGCCACCGGCCCCTCCACCGGCTTCGGCTACATCAGCTCCGGGAAGGCCCTGGGGGTGGCGGGGGCACCTGCCGGGCGGCGGGTGCTGGCCTTCACCGAGAAGCCCGACGCCGCCACCGCCGCACGCTACCTGGCCACGGGTGGCTACTGGTGGAACGCGGGGATGTTCGTGGCCCAGGCTGGGGTGCTGTTGGAGCACCTGCGCCGCCAGAAGCCCGCCCTGGCGGCGGGCCTGGAGGTTATCGCCACCGCCTGGGACACGCCCTCGCGTGAGGAGGTGCTGCAGCTGACCTGGCCGGGCCTGGAGAAGATCGCCATCGACCATGCGATTGCTGAGCCGGTGGCCGCCGAGGGCGGAGTGGCGGTGGTGCCTGCTGCAATGGGCTGGAACGATGTGGGCGGTTTTGACGCCCTAACCGCTCTGGTGCCCGCGCGCCAGGAGGGGGCGGCTGCCGGGGTGGCGGTGCTGGACCGGGCCGCCCACAGGGGAACACCCGCCGACGTGGACGCGGTGGACAGTCAGGGGGCGCTGGTGGCCGCCATGACGGGGCGGCGCGTGGTCCTGCTGGGCGTGCCTGGGCTGGTAGTGGTGGACACCCCCGACGCCCTGTTGGTCACCACCCCCGAGCACGCCCAGGACGTCAAGGGGGCAGTCGAACGTCTGACCGCCACAGACCGCAGCTCCCTACTCTAA
- a CDS encoding HAD family hydrolase, with amino-acid sequence MTASSAHQHNASPARTGAPSRRLVLRGGLTGAHLQVQATDGSGVVTMTQQDGTTCGATTLLGAHLLLGGSLPTATSLGGLELPELLGVLQRSLQRHLNRNAAGGAVLLPWTRHLGSTPWAVAAEMTRIVRAQRPQTLAYHLRWVRDYGQLWPQVVERLRRHLAAGEPVVLLTGGPLRHAPAATDEARASMRIATLLAHFPALPRHYVLAVPWELLDQDDPGLGQVPLYEPSAGTISNLDLLAPRDRYASGPPALGYWPRVLGVIMPGRRKGHLPVTE; translated from the coding sequence GTGACAGCATCATCGGCCCATCAGCACAATGCCAGCCCTGCCCGCACAGGCGCCCCCAGTCGCCGCCTGGTCCTGCGCGGAGGCCTCACCGGAGCGCACCTGCAGGTGCAGGCCACCGACGGATCGGGCGTTGTCACCATGACCCAGCAGGACGGCACCACCTGCGGAGCCACCACCCTGCTTGGCGCGCACCTGTTGCTCGGCGGCAGCCTGCCGACGGCGACCAGCCTCGGAGGCCTGGAACTCCCGGAGTTGCTGGGGGTCCTGCAACGCAGTCTGCAGCGCCACCTGAACCGTAACGCCGCCGGTGGGGCGGTGCTGCTGCCCTGGACCCGCCACCTGGGCTCCACCCCTTGGGCCGTGGCCGCCGAGATGACCCGGATCGTGCGTGCCCAGCGCCCCCAGACCCTCGCCTACCACCTGCGCTGGGTGCGGGACTACGGCCAACTCTGGCCTCAGGTGGTCGAGCGCCTACGCCGCCACCTGGCCGCGGGGGAGCCGGTCGTCCTGCTCACCGGCGGGCCGCTGCGGCACGCCCCCGCCGCCACTGACGAGGCCCGCGCCAGCATGCGGATTGCCACCCTGCTTGCCCACTTCCCGGCCCTGCCCCGCCACTATGTGCTGGCCGTGCCCTGGGAGCTGCTGGACCAGGATGATCCGGGCCTGGGGCAGGTGCCGCTTTACGAGCCCTCTGCGGGCACCATCAGCAACCTGGACTTGCTGGCACCCCGGGATCGTTACGCCAGCGGCCCGCCTGCCCTGGGGTACTGGCCCCGCGTCCTAGGCGTCATCATGCCGGGGAGGCGGAAGGGGCACCTGCCCGTGACTGAGTAG